ACCGCGCGCCTCGGCGCCGAGGGCGACGCGATCAGCTTCGCCTGCGACCTGTACGCGATGAGCCTGCCGGACATCGAGACCTACATCGGCCAGAGCATCCCGGTGGCTGCGATGGAGCCGGAGCTGCTGGTGATGCCCAGGCCGCACGCGATCGACCCCGAGTTCGCCGCCAACGCTGCCGCCGACAGCGCCGCGTTCGGTGACGTGGTGGCGCCGCGGCCGGGCGAGAAGCCGCGCCGCAGCGGTGGCCAGGGCCGCGGCGCCGAGCGCCATGCCGGCGGCCGCGGCGTCGCGCGTCCGCCACGCGAGCACAGGCCGGCGGTGGCCGAAGGCCGCACCGTCGCCGCGAACGAACTGCCGCCCGCGGTGGCCGTGCATCGCAGCGAGGCGGCGCCAGCGACGGGCGGCGACCCGGCCCCCGAGGGCGCGCGCAAGCCGCGGCGTCGGCGCGGCGGTCGCAACCGTCGCCGCGAAGGCGCGCCGACCGATGGCGTCGAGACCACCGGCCGCCAGCCGGCGGTCGCCGAGGGCAACCGCGCGCCGCGGGGCGAGCGTCGCCCGCCGCGCGAGCGCGGCACAGCCGAATCCGCGGGCATCGGCCACAGCCGGCCGTCGCGGCAGGTCGCGGTGACCTCGGGCAAGCCCGCCGAGCACGCACACCCGGCGAAGCCGAGCCTGTTCCGCCGCCTGACCCGGCTGTTCACCCGGCGCTGAGTGCCCGCGATCGCCGCGTGCCGGATCGCGGCGATCGGGGAAGTCCGCACCTTGCGGCCGGCTTCCCTTATCCTTGCGTGGATACGACGATACGCAGGCTCGGGGACGCTCGGTGATCCAGTTCGATCAAGTCAGCAAACGCTACGAAGGCGGCCATGAGGCGCTCTCGCAGCTTTCCTTCGAGGTGCCCAGTGGCGAGATGGCCTTCGTCACCGGGCACTCCGGCGCCGGCAAGAGCACCCTGCTCAAGCTGCTGGGACTGATCGAGCGGCCGTCGCACGGCAGCATCAGCGTGGACGGCAAGAGCCTGGCGAAGATCCGCCACAGCGGCATCCCGAAGTGGCGTCGGCACCTCGGCATGGTGTTCCAGGACCACCGCCTGCTGCTGGATCGCAGCGTGTTCGCCAACGTCGAGTTGCCGCTGGTGATCGGCGGCGTCGCGCGCGCCGAGCGTGCCCGTCGGGTACGCGCTGCGCTGGAGAAGGTCGGCCTGCTGGCCTACGAGCGGCAACTGCCGGCCACCCTGTCCACGGGCGAACAGCAGCGCGTGGGCATCGCCCGCGCGATCGTGGCGCGCCCGGCGCTGCTGATCGCCGACGAGCCCACCGGCAACCTCGACCCGCAGCTGGCGGTGGAGATCATGGGCCTGTTCGGCGAGTTCCAGCAGCTCGGCACGACCGTGCTGATCGCCAGCCACGACCTGCCGCTGATCAAGCGCATGAAGCGGCGGGTGATCGTGCTCGACCACGGCCGCCTGGTCGCCGACCTGGCTGCGCAGGAGGTGCTGTGAACGCGTCGACGCAGACCCTGCACGCGCCGGCGGATGCGTCGGGCCGCAACACCCACAGCCGCGGCAGCCGCATCGGCAACTGGTGGGAACACCATCGCTGGAGCGCGGGATCGAGCCTGCGCCGGCTTGCCGCGCGCCCGTTCGGCAGCCTGCTCACGATCGCGGTGATGGGCCTGGCGCTGGCGTTGCCGCTGGCGTTCTATCTGCTGCTGGGCAACGTGCAGCAACTCGGCAACGCGCTGGGCCAGAGTCAGGCGATCAGCGTGTTCCTGCAGCCGGGTCAGGCTGCACCGCAGGCGCAGCTGCTGGCACAGCAACTGGGCAGCCGCCCCGAAGTGGCCGCGGTGACGGTGAAGACACCGCAGCAGGGCATGGACGAGCTGGCGCAGATGCAGGGCTTCTCCGGCGCCCTGCACACGCTGGACGACAACCCGTTGCCGTACGTGCTGCAGCTGCAGCCGCGCGCAGGCGTGAGCGCACAGGCGCTGGAGCAGCTGGTCGCCGACGTGCGCACGCTGCGCAGCGTCGATCTGGTGCAGGACAGCGGCAGCTGGCGCCAGCGGCTGGACGCCTTGCTCGGCGTGGGCAATCGCGTGGTGCTGGTGTTGGCTTCGCTGCTGGCGCTGGCGGCGCTGCTGGTGGTCGGCAACACGGTGCGGGTGGACATCGCCAGCCGCAGCGAGGAGATCGGCGTGCTGCTGCTG
This genomic stretch from Rhodanobacter thiooxydans harbors:
- the ftsE gene encoding cell division ATP-binding protein FtsE — protein: MIQFDQVSKRYEGGHEALSQLSFEVPSGEMAFVTGHSGAGKSTLLKLLGLIERPSHGSISVDGKSLAKIRHSGIPKWRRHLGMVFQDHRLLLDRSVFANVELPLVIGGVARAERARRVRAALEKVGLLAYERQLPATLSTGEQQRVGIARAIVARPALLIADEPTGNLDPQLAVEIMGLFGEFQQLGTTVLIASHDLPLIKRMKRRVIVLDHGRLVADLAAQEVL
- the ftsX gene encoding permease-like cell division protein FtsX, with amino-acid sequence MNASTQTLHAPADASGRNTHSRGSRIGNWWEHHRWSAGSSLRRLAARPFGSLLTIAVMGLALALPLAFYLLLGNVQQLGNALGQSQAISVFLQPGQAAPQAQLLAQQLGSRPEVAAVTVKTPQQGMDELAQMQGFSGALHTLDDNPLPYVLQLQPRAGVSAQALEQLVADVRTLRSVDLVQDSGSWRQRLDALLGVGNRVVLVLASLLALAALLVVGNTVRVDIASRSEEIGVLLLVGASGAFVRRPYLYAGIWYGLFSGILAALLAVLIELALAAPVAQLSQAYDGKLQVGGLPPWLLLAVPLVAAALGWLGARLVSAWQLRKAV